From a single Populus nigra chromosome 18, ddPopNigr1.1, whole genome shotgun sequence genomic region:
- the LOC133678507 gene encoding pentatricopeptide repeat-containing protein At3g26782, mitochondrial-like: protein MHRLGSLLSHKPLLNPRAPLYSLISSSTFSYSPNSIEIFYDRLLKSCNGPSSLKQIHSALTTTGLITTSPHLGAQIIIKYAKFDDLNRARLLFDNINVCYDKPTSFLCNTLIRAYANVGQCFETLKLYSFMRKTDTFVNNYTYPFVFKACALNLLVREGKVVHGDALKNGFGSDLYVEAGLVDMYAKCGLFDDCRKIFDEMSTKDLVCWTAMITAYEQAEKPEEALILFKKMQQEEGLLADSIAVVSVASAVGQLGDVRNAHTVLGYAFRKSLIEELCVGNSILAMHTKCGNTEKARLVIDMMMERDVISWNSMLSGYTQNGQATEALLLFDEMRDSDCQPTPVTALIMVSACAYLGFRHLGRKFHDFIVDSRMEIDTNLSNALMDMYAKCGDLEKAVDLFNGIPPTERNAGSWNVLISGYGMHGHGKEALELFSRMQEEGVEPNHFTFTSILSACSHAGLIDEGRKCFAEMKRLSVTLEDKHHACVVDMLGRAGLLQEAFDLIKEMPSPPSDGVWGALLLACKIHGNMELGKTAASNLLQLEPNHTGYYVLMSNIYAASNKWKEVWKLRQDMKNKGLKKPAAFSMIEYGKDILGFHTADQENPYRHEVYKKMESLAIEMKMAGYVPDLSCALHDVEEEDKERMLNYHSEKLAVAFGVLKIDPGMVIRVTKNLRVCNDCHSAFKYISHIYQRKIIVRDVNRFHHFQGGTCSCKDYW from the coding sequence ATGCACCGGTTGGGATCGCTACTCTCTCATAAACCTCTCTTAAATCCTCGAGCTCCTCTATACTCACTCATCTCATCCTCCACTTTTAGCTACTCTCCTAATTCCATAGAAATCTTCTATGACCGTCTTTTAAAATCCTGTAATGGGCCATCCTCTCTCAAACAAATTCACTCAGCTCTCACAACCACTGGCCTTATCACTACAAGCCCTCATTTGGGTGCTCAGATTATCATTAAATATGCAAAATTTGATGACCTTAATAGGGCAAGATTACTTTTTGATAACATTAATGTATGTTATGATAAACCCACTTCTTTCCTTTGTAATACTTTGATTAGGGCATATGCAAATGTAGGTCAATGTTTTGAAACGTTAAAGTTGTATTCTTTCATGCGTAAGACTGACACTTTTGTGAATAATTACACTTACCCTTTCGTATTCAAAGCTTGTGCTTTGAATTTGTTGGTTCGTGAAGGGAAAGTTGTTCATGGAGATGCTTTAAAAAATGGGTTCGGTTCGGATTTGTATGTTGAGGCTGGTTTGGTTGACATGTACGCAAAATGTGGCCTTTTTGATGATTGTCGCAAGATTTTCGACGAAATGTCTACGAAGGATTTAGTTTGCTGGACAGCAATGATAACTGCTTATGAGCAGGCTGAGAAGCCTGAGGAGGCTCTCATTTTGTTCAAAAAGATGCAGCAAGAAGAGGGTCTTCTAGCAGATTCGATTGCTGTAGTGAGTGTTGCATCTGCTGTTGGTCAATTAGGAGATGTTAGGAACGCTCACACAGTGCTTGGTTATGCCTTTCGTAAATCATTGATTGAGGAATTATGTGTTGGTAACTCAATTTTAGCTATGCATACAAAATGCGGGAATACAGAAAAGGCACGTTTGGTTATTGATATGATGATGGAAAGAGATGTTATCTCATGGAATTCTATGCTTTCTGGTTATACTCAAAATGGGCAAGCCACTGAAGCTCTGTTGCTGTTTGATGAGATGCGTGATTCTGATTGTCAGCCTACTCCTGTTACGGCATTGATCATGGTTTCAGCTTGTGCTTATTTGGGTTTTCGACATCTTGGAAGGAAATTCCATGATTTTATCGTCGATAGCAGAATGGAAATTGACACAAATCTTTCAAATGCTCTGATGGACATGTATGCCAAGTGTGGAGACTTGGAAAAGGCGGTGGATTTGTTCAATGGTATTCCTCCCACTGAACGGAATGCTGGTTCTTGGAATGTATTGATTTCAGGGTATGGCATGCATGGACATGGTAAAGAAGCACTAGAACTCTTTTCAAGAATGCAGGAGGAAGGTGTTGAGCCAAACCATTTCACTTTCACTTCAATTCTTTCTGCTTGCAGCCATGCAGGCCTCATTGATGAAGGTAGGAAATGTTTTGCGGAAATGAAAAGGCTATCTGTGACACTGGAGGATAAACACCATGCTTGTGTGGTTGATATGCTTGGCCGAGCTGGGCTCTTGCAGGAAGCATTTGATCTGATTAAGGAAATGCCATCACCTCCGAGTGATGGAGTATGGGGTGCTCTGCTGCTAGCTTGCAAAATCCATGGGAACATGGAATTAGGGAAAACTGCAGCCAGTAATCTACTCCAGCTTGAGCCAAACCATACAGGGTACTATGTGCTAATGTCTAACATATATGCAGCATCAAACAAATGGAAAGAAGTTTGGAAGTTGAGGCAAGATATGAAGAATAAAGGATTAAAGAAACCTGCAGCCTTTAGTATGATCGAGTATGGTAAAGATATTCTTGGGTTCCACACAGCTGACCAAGAAAATCCATATAGGCACGAAGTTTACAAAAAAATGGAAAGCCTAGCAATCGAGATGAAGATGGCTGGGTATGTACCAGACCTATCATGTGCTCTACATGATGTCGAAGAGGAAGACAAGGAGCGTATGTTAAACTATCACAGCGAGAAGCTAGCTGTAGCTTTTGGTGTTCTGAAGATAGACCCTGGAATGGTAATTCGAGTAACAAAAAATCTTCGTGTTTGCAATGACTGTCATTCAGCGTTTAAGTATATTTCACACATTTATCAACGAAAGATCATTGTCAGAGATGTAAATCGGTTCCATCACTTCCAGGGAGGTACCTGCTCATGTAAGGACTACTGGTGA